One genomic segment of Deltaproteobacteria bacterium includes these proteins:
- a CDS encoding type II toxin-antitoxin system RelE/ParE family toxin — translation MAYKLLIDSKIIKDLKNIDKKWQTKIVDTIKGKLVENPYNGKKLVGDLSHYYRFRVGNYRIIYEIIENETTVIVIKVGHRKNIYG, via the coding sequence TTGGCTTATAAGCTGTTAATTGATAGTAAAATCATAAAGGATTTAAAAAATATAGATAAAAAATGGCAGACTAAAATTGTTGATACTATTAAAGGCAAACTTGTGGAAAATCCTTATAATGGCAAGAAACTGGTAGGAGACTTATCGCACTATTATAGGTTTAGAGTTGGAAATTACAGGATAATATACGAAATTATAGAAAATGAAACGACTGTAATTGTCATAAAAGTCG
- a CDS encoding ribbon-helix-helix protein, CopG family → MLSVRLDKEIQEKLDNLSKATRRPKSFFVKEALRSYLDDLADLYEAQMRSSDKNRNLISVEELEKALGL, encoded by the coding sequence ATGTTATCAGTCAGATTAGATAAAGAAATACAGGAAAAGTTAGACAATCTATCCAAAGCTACAAGAAGACCAAAGAGTTTTTTTGTTAAAGAAGCTCTTAGGAGCTATCTGGATGATTTAGCAGACCTTTATGAAGCACAGATGCGTTCCAGTGATAAAAACAGAAATCTAATCTCTGTAGAAGAATTGGAAAAGGCTCTTGGCTTATAA